A part of Myxococcales bacterium genomic DNA contains:
- a CDS encoding MFS transporter, whose protein sequence is MTTARRAPHPVVWTILYLPFGAFSGFVTVALTFLATKKGLSISEGALLNGAQMLIQWLKWIWAPAVDVTLTPRKWYVLSTSLSASAILAMSAIPLGPSTLGVLLLLIAAASFVNSVVGMAIEAMIGGCTAPEDAGRVSAWFQAGNLGGAGLGGALGLFLIVSMPSPWMAGAIMGGLFLACCGALRFTPNVDALHEGKGPRAAVVGVVADLRKMLRSKGGLLSAILCVMPIGTGAAQVVLTQGKVAQLWGAGEREVELLQGLLAGLITTLGCFAGGWVCHRVRPRTAYAGIGIGLAIVATGMALSPATVTMYVAWSLLYSFGVGLAYAAFTAVVIHAMGKGSGATKYNIFASLSNFPIWWLGLVLGVAAQRWGPRSMLLTEAAFAVVAVVIVAASNTLVGRSKLPEMAASE, encoded by the coding sequence GTGACTACCGCGAGGCGCGCGCCCCACCCCGTCGTCTGGACGATCCTCTACCTCCCGTTTGGCGCGTTCAGCGGCTTCGTCACCGTGGCGCTCACGTTCCTGGCCACCAAGAAGGGCCTCAGCATCTCCGAGGGTGCGCTGCTGAACGGCGCGCAGATGCTCATCCAGTGGCTCAAGTGGATCTGGGCGCCCGCGGTGGACGTGACCCTCACGCCGCGCAAGTGGTACGTGCTCTCGACCTCTCTCTCGGCGTCGGCGATCCTCGCCATGTCGGCGATCCCGCTCGGGCCGAGCACCCTCGGGGTGCTCCTGCTGCTCATCGCGGCGGCGAGCTTCGTCAATTCGGTGGTCGGTATGGCCATCGAGGCCATGATCGGCGGGTGCACCGCCCCCGAAGACGCAGGTCGCGTGAGCGCTTGGTTTCAGGCGGGAAATCTGGGTGGGGCCGGCCTCGGCGGCGCGCTCGGACTCTTCCTCATCGTCTCCATGCCGTCGCCGTGGATGGCCGGCGCGATCATGGGCGGGCTCTTCCTCGCCTGCTGCGGGGCGCTGCGCTTCACGCCCAACGTCGACGCGCTCCACGAGGGAAAGGGCCCCCGGGCCGCGGTCGTCGGCGTCGTCGCCGATCTCCGAAAGATGCTCCGCAGCAAGGGCGGCCTGCTCTCCGCCATCCTCTGCGTCATGCCCATCGGCACGGGCGCCGCGCAGGTCGTGCTCACTCAGGGAAAAGTCGCTCAGCTCTGGGGAGCGGGCGAGCGCGAGGTGGAGCTGCTCCAGGGCCTGCTCGCCGGCCTCATCACCACGCTCGGGTGCTTCGCGGGCGGCTGGGTGTGCCACCGCGTGCGCCCCCGCACGGCCTACGCGGGGATCGGCATCGGCCTCGCGATCGTGGCCACGGGGATGGCCCTCAGCCCCGCGACCGTGACCATGTACGTGGCGTGGAGCCTCCTCTACTCGTTTGGCGTAGGTCTCGCGTACGCGGCGTTCACCGCCGTCGTGATCCACGCCATGGGCAAGGGCTCGGGCGCCACGAAGTACAACATCTTCGCGTCGCTCTCGAACTTCCCCATCTGGTGGCTCGGCCTCGTCCTGGGCGTCGCTGCGCAGCGCTGGGGCCCGCGCTCGATGCTCCTCACCGAGGCCGCGTTCGCCGTCGTCGCCGTGGTGATCGTCGCCGCCTCGAACACGCTCGTGGGTCGCTCGAAGCTCCCGGAGATGGCGGCGTCGGAATGA
- a CDS encoding DNA mismatch repair protein — MSEPRAALDLLFPTPALRIDLEQTSLGLDLAFAGGVAGGLFSDALDRAPVGPTAWKAASFAADLFVPAFVASCFTIGDGQLVSQKHLVKLVTSPPVDPAVVLHRRAVVDELVTHPSRREALHALYTDLLRLRSMLEGAAGAGKWDANRRQLDILALVKKLFDRLAEPPAEGASSSALARLSDYGRRVLASEPYRSLADLLRYDESMATLSLKVGIGADGRIRGFQLLSVEEDRSNPFVSSAWRRWLAKVELFVRGYRFGDGEVMARLIDAVFDGLRDELAPLVQLVGDLEFYLGALGLRDAAAARGLSMCLPKLAEPGEPRVLEGLWNPLLLASGVAPVPCDLRLDRHDACVLVTGPNSGGKTRLLQSVGLSQVLAQVGLFVPARAGCVMLGSSLVVSLIQETRVDQAEGRLGMELLRIRELFESLPPGAMVILDELCSGTNPSEGEEIFELVIRMLTRLRPQTFITTHFLAFATRLEAAGEIEELRFLQVELDPNHLPTYQFTPGVAQTSLAGKAAARLGVTGEQLLALIERNLAAAAKPAQGSQAP; from the coding sequence ATGTCCGAACCCCGCGCCGCGCTCGACCTCTTGTTCCCGACGCCCGCGCTCCGGATAGACCTCGAGCAGACCTCGCTCGGCCTCGACCTCGCGTTCGCGGGCGGCGTCGCCGGGGGCCTCTTCAGCGACGCGCTCGACCGCGCGCCGGTGGGCCCCACCGCGTGGAAGGCCGCGTCGTTCGCCGCCGATCTCTTCGTGCCCGCCTTCGTCGCGAGCTGCTTCACCATCGGCGACGGGCAGCTCGTCTCGCAGAAGCACCTCGTCAAGCTCGTCACGAGCCCGCCCGTCGACCCCGCCGTGGTGCTGCACCGCCGCGCCGTGGTCGACGAGCTCGTGACCCACCCGAGCCGCCGCGAGGCATTGCATGCACTCTACACCGATCTACTGCGCCTCCGCTCCATGCTCGAGGGCGCGGCAGGCGCGGGAAAATGGGACGCGAACCGCCGCCAGCTCGACATCCTCGCCCTCGTGAAGAAGCTCTTCGACCGCCTGGCGGAACCGCCGGCCGAGGGCGCGTCGTCGTCGGCGCTCGCGAGGTTGTCCGACTACGGCAGGCGCGTGTTGGCCAGCGAGCCCTACCGCTCGCTCGCAGATCTCTTGCGGTACGACGAGAGCATGGCGACCCTCAGCTTGAAGGTCGGCATCGGGGCCGACGGGCGCATCCGCGGCTTCCAGCTGCTGTCGGTCGAGGAGGACCGCTCGAACCCCTTCGTGAGCTCGGCGTGGCGGAGGTGGCTCGCCAAGGTGGAGCTCTTCGTGCGCGGCTACCGCTTCGGCGACGGCGAGGTGATGGCGCGCCTCATCGACGCGGTGTTCGACGGCCTGCGTGACGAGCTCGCGCCCCTCGTTCAGCTCGTCGGAGATCTCGAGTTCTATCTGGGCGCGCTCGGCCTGCGCGACGCGGCGGCCGCGCGCGGGCTCTCCATGTGCCTCCCCAAGCTCGCCGAGCCGGGCGAGCCCCGCGTGCTCGAGGGCCTGTGGAACCCGCTCTTGCTCGCGAGCGGCGTCGCGCCCGTGCCGTGCGATCTGCGGCTCGATCGGCACGACGCGTGCGTGCTCGTGACCGGCCCGAACTCCGGCGGAAAGACCCGCCTCTTGCAGTCGGTCGGGCTCTCGCAGGTGCTCGCCCAGGTGGGGCTCTTCGTGCCCGCGCGCGCGGGCTGCGTGATGCTCGGCTCGAGCCTCGTCGTGTCGCTCATCCAGGAGACTCGAGTCGATCAGGCCGAGGGTCGCCTCGGGATGGAGCTGCTCCGCATCCGCGAGCTCTTCGAGAGCCTCCCGCCCGGCGCCATGGTCATCCTCGACGAGCTCTGCTCGGGCACGAACCCGTCGGAGGGCGAGGAGATCTTCGAGCTCGTCATTCGAATGCTCACGCGGTTGCGGCCGCAGACGTTCATCACGACGCACTTCCTGGCGTTCGCGACCCGGCTAGAGGCCGCCGGCGAGATCGAAGAGCTCCGCTTCCTCCAGGTCGAGCTCGATCCCAACCACCTGCCCACCTACCAGTTCACGCCCGGCGTCGCGCAGACCTCGCTCGCGGGCAAGGCCGCCGCGCGCCTCGGGGTCACGGGCGAGCAGCTCTTGGCGCTCATCGAGCGAAACCTCGCCGCCGCCGCCAAGCCCGCTCAGGGGAGCCAGGCGCCCTGA
- a CDS encoding serine/threonine protein kinase, whose amino-acid sequence MPPSPPADPPSGAHAEEASGGDAPFERLSSVSSVSDVTSLAGDSFGASGSQAETVKPASVAPPAPIGAAALVGVVLSDRYHVLSLLGEGGMGAVYLAEHTHMHKRMAIKVLHPEMTHLPEVVARFEREAMAAAHIEHPNVAAATDFGKLPDGSFFLALEYIEGENLREMLARGRLSLARTLSIVRQIVTALVRAHGLGIVHRDLKPENVMLVERDGEPDFVKVLDFGIAKVPVGELTRGSSSKSPGAPVLTQAGMVYGTPEYMAPEQALGQEIDARVDLYSLGIMAYEMLCGARPFDDESKVRLLGKHVTAPVPPMSEMGGAEVPPEVAAVVLRLLAKEASDRTPDAKTLLEQLDGLTTLLVASGRLEGKLPTILGGAPLSSTLGAGAPSSTLGAGTPPSGFLGAGAPVDAISHPSAISPALPLGLRPQLNRRVLAGVAVGALLLGGLVFSLTRPRPAEVDADATQSSANANASASAIAVASASDDAALGKLELDLLTPDADVEPAITDAKLREGLAAMEAGDTARGVALLGPRSGDADCPPQVHRALMTALKESDPRRALVELNRLVKRSPRARSGVDVLVVARDLALGEAAADEAFTALRSELGANGIDVLYELAYGAYAHQYPKARERARATLTDPAVRGRADDALAVALDLRAASGCEWKPLLDRAAKVGDRRSLTQLQAVAARRRPRRDPLACLRADGSLDKAIAAIQARVRAAPK is encoded by the coding sequence ATGCCGCCCTCTCCTCCCGCCGATCCGCCGTCCGGAGCGCACGCCGAGGAGGCGTCGGGCGGGGACGCGCCGTTCGAGCGCCTCTCGAGCGTGTCGAGCGTGTCCGACGTGACGAGCCTCGCGGGGGACTCGTTCGGCGCGAGCGGCAGCCAAGCTGAGACCGTCAAGCCCGCCTCGGTGGCGCCTCCCGCCCCGATCGGCGCCGCCGCCCTCGTGGGGGTCGTGCTCTCGGATCGGTACCACGTGCTCTCGCTCCTCGGCGAAGGTGGCATGGGCGCGGTCTACCTCGCGGAGCACACGCACATGCACAAGCGCATGGCGATCAAGGTGCTCCACCCCGAGATGACCCACCTGCCCGAGGTGGTGGCGCGCTTCGAGCGCGAGGCCATGGCCGCGGCGCACATCGAGCACCCCAACGTGGCCGCGGCGACCGACTTCGGCAAGCTGCCGGACGGCTCGTTCTTCCTCGCGCTCGAGTACATCGAGGGCGAGAACCTCCGCGAGATGCTCGCGCGGGGGCGGCTGTCGCTCGCGCGGACGCTCAGCATCGTGCGGCAAATCGTCACCGCGCTCGTCCGCGCGCACGGCCTTGGCATCGTGCATCGCGACCTCAAGCCCGAGAACGTGATGCTCGTCGAGCGCGACGGCGAGCCCGACTTCGTCAAGGTTCTTGACTTCGGCATCGCCAAGGTGCCGGTGGGCGAGCTCACCCGAGGCTCCTCGTCGAAGTCGCCGGGAGCGCCGGTGCTCACGCAAGCGGGGATGGTCTACGGAACGCCCGAGTACATGGCGCCCGAGCAGGCCCTCGGGCAGGAGATCGACGCGCGCGTGGATCTCTACTCGCTCGGCATCATGGCCTACGAGATGCTCTGCGGCGCGCGCCCGTTCGACGACGAGAGCAAGGTGCGCCTGCTGGGCAAGCACGTCACCGCGCCCGTGCCGCCCATGTCCGAGATGGGCGGCGCCGAGGTCCCGCCCGAGGTGGCGGCGGTGGTGCTCCGGCTGCTCGCGAAGGAGGCCTCCGACCGCACTCCGGACGCGAAGACCCTGCTCGAGCAGCTCGACGGCCTGACCACGCTGCTCGTGGCCTCGGGGCGCCTCGAGGGGAAGCTCCCGACGATCCTCGGGGGCGCGCCGCTCTCCAGCACCCTCGGCGCGGGCGCGCCGTCTAGCACCCTCGGCGCGGGCACGCCGCCCTCCGGCTTCCTCGGCGCGGGCGCGCCCGTGGACGCCATCTCCCACCCCTCCGCGATCTCGCCGGCGCTGCCGCTCGGCCTCCGCCCGCAGCTGAATCGGCGCGTGCTCGCCGGCGTCGCTGTGGGGGCGCTGCTCCTCGGGGGGCTCGTCTTCTCCCTCACGCGACCGCGCCCCGCCGAGGTGGACGCGGACGCCACGCAGTCGAGCGCGAACGCGAACGCGAGCGCGAGCGCGATCGCGGTCGCGAGCGCGAGCGACGACGCGGCCCTAGGGAAGCTCGAGCTCGATCTGCTCACGCCGGACGCCGACGTCGAGCCCGCGATCACCGACGCGAAGCTGCGCGAGGGCCTCGCGGCCATGGAGGCGGGCGACACGGCGCGCGGCGTCGCGCTCCTCGGGCCACGCTCGGGGGACGCCGACTGCCCGCCGCAGGTGCACCGAGCCCTCATGACCGCGCTCAAGGAGTCGGACCCTCGGCGCGCGCTGGTCGAGCTGAACCGCCTCGTGAAGAGGTCGCCGCGCGCGCGGAGCGGGGTCGACGTGCTCGTCGTCGCTCGCGACCTGGCCCTGGGCGAGGCCGCGGCCGACGAGGCGTTCACGGCGCTGCGCAGCGAGCTCGGCGCGAACGGGATCGACGTGCTCTACGAGCTCGCGTACGGCGCGTACGCCCACCAGTACCCCAAGGCGCGCGAGCGGGCGCGCGCGACGCTCACGGACCCCGCGGTGCGCGGGCGGGCCGACGACGCGCTGGCGGTGGCGCTCGACCTCCGCGCCGCGTCGGGATGCGAGTGGAAGCCCCTGCTCGACCGGGCGGCGAAGGTGGGCGATCGCCGCTCGCTCACGCAGCTCCAGGCCGTGGCCGCGAGGCGCCGCCCGCGCCGCGATCCGCTCGCGTGCCTCCGCGCGGACGGCTCGCTCGACAAGGCGATCGCCGCGATCCAAGCGCGCGTCCGCGCGGCGCCCAAGTAG